Below is a genomic region from Spartinivicinus marinus.
ATGAATAATCAATATTGGCAATCTGGTGCATTGAAGGCATACCTGATTGGGCCGCGCGACTAATTTCACCCATGCTGTAGTAGTCGTCTTTCCAGGCAATATATTCAGCTAAGCCTTCAGTCCACCAAGTAGTTTTATTTAAGGGATAGTAACCAAAGTTACCGAACATGTTAAAGCGACCATCTAAATAGTGCACATATTCATGCCGTAAATTCCAAACCTGCCATTTACCCCAGCGTTTGTCTTCATAAACAAATAAGCGGGCTTGGTTGTCATTTCGTTCTGGGCTTCCTTCAATGTAAATACCGCCGTTATTAGTTGAGACTCCATAGAGTAGTGAACCAAACTTGCCGTATTGTTTTTTATCATTAAAGATAACTAATTCTAGTGCTTGGTTATTATCTTTGGATACAGGTTGCCATTGGGTACTCATAATGGAGTGGAACTCACCTTCCTGGCTGTTTAAGGTAGAGCAAATTTCATTTTTTTGCTGCGTTGTTAATTCTTGATACCGCAGCTTTAAGGAAGCACTACACTGATGAGTATAAGGCAATGCTTCAGCAATCGTGTAGATATAACACATCCCAGAGAACTCATTTTGACAGCTTTCCTTGGCGTTATCTCGGCGAGTTTTCTTCACATAATAAGTGTAGAAACTGGATTGCAGGTCTTTAATCTCCGCATAGTTGCGATGGTGCTGCATAATCGCAACAGCATTGCTTTCTAGTTGTTTATTCCACTGCGTTTGCTCAGTTAAGTGGAGGTTACCCAATGCTTCAATAATGTTAAATAAAATAAAGGGGTCCTTACCATGATAACGGCTTTCCCAAATGGCTAAACCGCTCTTGCCTAACTGGCCTAAAGCGACAGGCAATTGGGTTTCTGTAAGTAGAGCATCACGAAGAGACGTATCTGTTAAACTAGGTTGATCTACCTGGAAACCTAAAATATCGATTAATGTCAGGTACTCAAATATTGCTGTGCTATAGCCTGCCTGACCATTAATTTCAGCGGCGTTAACGGCTAAGTGCTGGGTAATTTTGGTAAGTGTAGGGATATGGCTGGCGTAAATAGTTTGTGCGGTTGGAATTCTCACATAACCATTAAGCGCTACTACATAACCTTCTAAAGCACGAGCAGCATTGTAACTCACGCCATAAAAATCACTCATTTTAGTGACATTGGTCAGTGCTTGAGAAGCAAGTATCGATACGCTAACAGGAATACCGTTGGTTTCTTTTACATAATTCCAGCCACGTAAATAAGTAAATAGCTGATGTAACGCTTCATCTTTAATATTATTTTGCTTGGCTAAAAAAGCAATGGCTTGAAACACATCTTTTAATTGTGCTGCTGATAAATGTTGGTAATTAGCATTATAAAAGTTGCTGGTTTCTTTAGTGTTTAAAATATTGTGAACAGTCGTAGGGAAGTCACTTTTACTATTCCAATGAGAAGGGAATAACTCAGTGATTACTGTAGGCGTAGTTGGTTTAACTGGCTGGGTCGGCTTAACGGGTTTAGTCGGTTTTACCGGCTTTGTTGTGACTGGTTTAGTTGGTTTGTTAGTTGTATTTGTAGTGGTTGTCGTTGGTTTGGTTGGGGATGTAATGTTATCAAATAGTAGATAAACAGAAGACGTATTTGAGTAGGTTTTGCCATCAAATACTCGATAGGAGAAAATATCTTGATCAATATTGGCTGTCGAGTAATAGATAAATTTACCGGTTGTTGTATTTAGTTTTAATTCACCATGCTTGGGTTGGCTAACCACTTGATAGGTTAATGGGTCATTATCTTTATCTTCT
It encodes:
- a CDS encoding collagenase, encoding MRKPNRAIINLAAVSCVATLLASSPAFANQAPTTMSQSHQATLGKSVKSQVWGQDPEKQSLYYQLMSSPKYGTLSFDNYKGTFTYTAHSPKADYDEFRFKVWDGYQYSNESVVQFLFDKNTITHKPTNNTNNQAPATLGHSNTVEKGKLLNSWVWAEDKDNDPLTYQVVSQPKHGELKLNTTTGKFIYYSTANIDQDIFSYRVFDGKTYSNTSSVYLLFDNITSPTKPTTTTTNTTNKPTKPVTTKPVKPTKPVKPTQPVKPTTPTVITELFPSHWNSKSDFPTTVHNILNTKETSNFYNANYQHLSAAQLKDVFQAIAFLAKQNNIKDEALHQLFTYLRGWNYVKETNGIPVSVSILASQALTNVTKMSDFYGVSYNAARALEGYVVALNGYVRIPTAQTIYASHIPTLTKITQHLAVNAAEINGQAGYSTAIFEYLTLIDILGFQVDQPSLTDTSLRDALLTETQLPVALGQLGKSGLAIWESRYHGKDPFILFNIIEALGNLHLTEQTQWNKQLESNAVAIMQHHRNYAEIKDLQSSFYTYYVKKTRRDNAKESCQNEFSGMCYIYTIAEALPYTHQCSASLKLRYQELTTQQKNEICSTLNSQEGEFHSIMSTQWQPVSKDNNQALELVIFNDKKQYGKFGSLLYGVSTNNGGIYIEGSPERNDNQARLFVYEDKRWGKWQVWNLRHEYVHYLDGRFNMFGNFGYYPLNKTTWWTEGLAEYIAWKDDYYSMGEISRAAQSGMPSMHQIANIDYSSGNTMVYNWSYTLHRFLQSQYPSQHKKLAEYLRNDDLESYQRHMQTLVSAYSNHYYDWLNNLVSNWRKTQSGDQLAAAAEKQPVPGTHQHSQRHHSHKQPTAADRASIAPAPFSM